In Caproicibacterium amylolyticum, a genomic segment contains:
- a CDS encoding AraC family transcriptional regulator yields MQRILTDYELIVVTEGTAYIQLEGTQYSISPGEFLLCAPALRQFGFRTSCCVFYWLHFNSEKPTISGESNCFPSDVPEKQLCIPLIGKVPNLEKLIVLLKHLQDDARSYGNEIQEDYLCTSVLCELYCQFQSNRNGELALRQKQIFYDIKDYVKWNNSTDLRVAEVAVHFGYNKRYLSSLFRTAAGISLKEYITQQKLEEAKYLLCDTNDTVTSIAGKLGYSDSHHFMKVFKVNTGLTPSQYRNAYAGRLLFYK; encoded by the coding sequence TTGCAGCGAATTCTAACAGACTATGAACTGATTGTGGTAACAGAGGGTACAGCGTATATTCAGCTAGAGGGAACACAATATTCGATTTCGCCGGGGGAGTTCCTGTTGTGTGCTCCTGCATTAAGACAATTTGGCTTTCGTACCAGCTGTTGTGTCTTTTACTGGCTGCATTTTAACAGTGAAAAGCCTACGATTTCTGGAGAGTCAAATTGTTTTCCGTCGGATGTACCAGAAAAGCAGCTGTGTATTCCATTGATTGGCAAGGTACCAAATTTAGAAAAGCTTATTGTTCTGTTAAAGCATTTGCAGGATGATGCACGCAGCTATGGAAATGAAATACAGGAAGACTACCTTTGCACGAGTGTCCTTTGTGAGTTATACTGTCAGTTTCAGAGCAACAGAAACGGAGAGCTGGCACTTCGCCAAAAACAGATTTTTTATGACATCAAGGACTATGTAAAGTGGAACAACAGTACAGATTTACGTGTAGCAGAGGTAGCAGTACACTTTGGTTACAACAAACGTTACCTTTCTTCCCTGTTTCGCACGGCTGCCGGAATTTCTTTAAAGGAATATATTACACAACAGAAGTTAGAAGAAGCGAAATACCTTTTATGTGATACAAACGATACGGTGACTTCTATTGCAGGCAAGCTGGGCTACAGTGACAGCCACCATTTTATGAAAGTATTTAAAGTCAATACGGGGCTGACACCTTCGCAGTATCGTAATGCATACGCGGGAAGACTGCTGTTTTATAAATAA
- a CDS encoding beta-L-arabinofuranosidase domain-containing protein, translating into MLQPFLMSEVRLQSPYLANAFQKETDYLLSVDCDRLLCFFRKTRGLEPKAENYAGWENTEIRGHTMGHYLTALAQIYAASENSAAFTRLQYLMKELAECQYPNGYLSAFPEEFFDRVENRKPVWVPWYTMHKILAGLLSVYELCSLSLALQTAVKLGEWIYSRTTRWTPEIQANVLSVEYGGMNDCLYELYRLTKNEHFATAAHKFDEMELFTQLHNGQDVLNNRHANTTIPKFLGALNRYVAYGEKEPFYLETCEQFWEIVVLHHSYVTGGNSEAEHFGEPDILDKERTAQNCETCNTYNMLKLSRLLFQITGEKKYADFYERTLLNAILPSQNPETGMTMYFQPMATGYFKVYSKPFTDFWCCTGTGMENFSKLNDSLYFHDNDRLFVNLYLASSVHWQKKGITLEQSADIPNKSDAAFTVHTQQSADFFLCLRIPDWADGAELSVNHHFFAATEQNGYFIIHRIWENGDTAEIYFQIVPKCNSLPDNKNAVAFTYGPLVLSATLGKEQIEESNTGILVRVASRHIPIEDYLVCKGQTTEQWKHNICQNFTCIPGKLEFVLHNTEQDNKLVFSPYYRQYQQRYGIYWILLEENSPELTKHQAERRHTQALADAEIDSIQIGNDQYELSHKIHGFETESGDREGYHYRVAKLDGWFSYEMQIASGRPALLQFQYIPGNCKNGFRVFANEILLAQVDVKTALPHQATSCIFPLPEKLLQQNAVTVKFCAPERGESAWIVNVLRIISNDSPSKDSN; encoded by the coding sequence ATGCTTCAACCGTTTTTAATGTCTGAAGTACGGCTTCAAAGTCCCTATCTAGCAAACGCTTTTCAAAAAGAAACAGATTATCTGCTGTCCGTTGACTGTGACAGACTGTTGTGCTTTTTCAGAAAGACCCGTGGGTTAGAGCCGAAAGCAGAAAATTATGCTGGCTGGGAAAACACTGAAATTCGTGGTCATACCATGGGACATTACTTAACAGCACTTGCACAAATTTACGCTGCATCGGAAAACTCTGCTGCCTTCACTCGCCTGCAGTATTTAATGAAAGAACTTGCTGAGTGCCAATATCCAAACGGATATCTCTCTGCTTTTCCAGAGGAGTTTTTTGACAGAGTTGAAAATCGGAAACCAGTTTGGGTTCCGTGGTACACCATGCACAAAATTCTGGCTGGTCTGCTCTCTGTCTATGAACTCTGCAGCCTTTCGCTTGCTCTACAAACAGCGGTGAAACTAGGGGAGTGGATTTACAGCCGCACAACACGCTGGACACCGGAAATTCAGGCTAACGTGCTTTCTGTTGAATATGGCGGCATGAATGACTGTCTGTATGAGCTTTACCGACTAACTAAAAACGAGCACTTTGCTACTGCGGCACATAAATTTGACGAAATGGAGCTTTTTACACAACTTCATAATGGTCAAGATGTTCTAAACAACCGGCATGCAAATACAACCATTCCGAAGTTTTTGGGAGCGCTTAACCGCTACGTTGCCTACGGAGAAAAAGAACCATTTTACCTTGAAACTTGCGAACAATTTTGGGAAATTGTTGTTTTGCATCATAGCTACGTTACTGGCGGCAACAGCGAAGCAGAACACTTCGGTGAACCGGATATTTTGGATAAGGAACGCACCGCACAAAACTGTGAGACCTGTAACACCTACAATATGTTGAAACTGTCGCGATTGCTGTTTCAGATAACAGGCGAAAAAAAGTATGCAGATTTTTATGAGCGTACTCTTTTGAATGCAATTCTTCCATCGCAAAATCCAGAGACTGGCATGACAATGTATTTTCAGCCAATGGCAACCGGATATTTCAAGGTTTACAGCAAGCCGTTTACAGATTTCTGGTGCTGTACTGGAACTGGAATGGAGAATTTTTCAAAATTAAATGACAGCCTGTATTTTCATGATAATGACCGGCTTTTCGTTAACCTGTATCTTGCTTCCTCCGTTCACTGGCAGAAAAAAGGCATTACCCTGGAACAGTCTGCGGATATACCAAATAAGAGCGACGCTGCATTTACGGTACACACACAGCAAAGCGCTGATTTCTTTCTTTGTCTGCGTATTCCAGACTGGGCGGATGGTGCCGAACTATCAGTAAACCACCATTTTTTTGCGGCAACAGAGCAAAACGGTTATTTCATTATACACCGTATATGGGAAAATGGCGATACCGCGGAGATCTATTTTCAAATTGTGCCAAAATGCAACTCACTTCCAGATAATAAGAATGCTGTCGCATTTACTTATGGGCCTCTTGTACTGAGTGCTACACTTGGAAAAGAGCAAATAGAAGAATCCAACACCGGCATACTGGTACGAGTTGCCAGCCGCCACATTCCAATAGAGGATTATCTGGTCTGTAAAGGGCAAACCACCGAGCAGTGGAAACATAATATTTGCCAAAATTTCACCTGCATTCCCGGAAAGTTGGAATTTGTTCTGCACAATACAGAACAGGACAATAAACTTGTATTTTCCCCTTATTATCGGCAGTATCAGCAGCGTTACGGCATTTACTGGATTTTGCTGGAAGAAAATTCTCCGGAACTTACAAAACATCAGGCGGAGCGCCGCCACACACAGGCACTTGCTGATGCGGAAATTGACAGTATACAAATCGGTAATGATCAGTACGAACTTTCCCATAAGATTCATGGTTTCGAAACGGAGTCAGGGGACAGAGAGGGATATCATTATCGAGTGGCCAAATTAGACGGTTGGTTCAGTTATGAAATGCAGATTGCTTCCGGCAGACCAGCACTTTTACAGTTTCAGTACATTCCAGGAAACTGTAAAAATGGATTCCGTGTTTTTGCCAACGAGATTCTCCTTGCACAAGTAGATGTAAAAACCGCCCTGCCGCATCAGGCAACAAGTTGTATTTTTCCGTTACCGGAAAAATTGCTGCAGCAAAACGCTGTTACCGTAAAGTTCTGTGCGCCTGAACGGGGGGAAAGTGCGTGGATTGTTAATGTACTGCGTATTATAAGCAATGACTCGCCAAGTAAAGATTCCAATTAA
- a CDS encoding MarR family winged helix-turn-helix transcriptional regulator translates to MSKPAIGYELRVLNNLIKRYFDYSSNRSKIESATGNNGCIIGFIGECQDDSKDVYQRDIEQHFGITRSTVSSVIALMEQKGLIQRVSVKKDARLKKIILTQKAEDLKEVMRSDAVKMNQRLTKGFSDEELNTLNSFIQRMKQNIAEK, encoded by the coding sequence ATGAGCAAACCAGCAATTGGGTATGAACTGCGTGTTCTAAATAATTTGATTAAACGCTATTTTGATTATTCATCCAATAGAAGTAAAATTGAGTCTGCTACCGGAAATAACGGCTGCATTATCGGATTTATTGGCGAATGTCAGGATGACAGCAAGGATGTTTACCAACGTGACATTGAACAGCATTTTGGAATTACAAGGTCAACAGTTTCCAGTGTAATCGCCTTAATGGAGCAGAAAGGGCTGATTCAAAGAGTATCTGTTAAAAAGGATGCCCGGCTGAAAAAAATTATTTTAACGCAAAAAGCAGAAGATCTGAAAGAAGTTATGCGCAGTGATGCAGTAAAGATGAATCAGCGCTTAACAAAAGGCTTTTCAGACGAAGAGTTAAATACGCTGAATTCCTTTATTCAACGTATGAAACAGAACATTGCGGAAAAATAG